A single region of the Mugil cephalus isolate CIBA_MC_2020 chromosome 4, CIBA_Mcephalus_1.1, whole genome shotgun sequence genome encodes:
- the si:ch1073-335m2.2 gene encoding msx2-interacting protein produces the protein MNYQDYIPLKHQKKMDSVDPHNTDGAKPPWTSAVSPAISPHLPSPPGNHVGFVTTGGDRAPSHLGGVKQEPRSPRKSGHPHSQFTKVSSPIGSSSPKGIPVMLSTAMQQYIPAVHHPEQSVIMPPHSVPGGLGRMSPHCVTQSIPVGHLGDVRVNTPPLSVMSYGMHTDSHASPWSGAIQPRPSSPQAVTREKVLKVNPGSLRSHEGEQEESRHFRSDPRGPLRGSVQLEPYMTQRDVRVRVHQQGERSTTDPHSAHVQETLNKDITKSLEAKRPHSPLPKDGMMGIRQPGPAMASPQRVQLMPPGPSGSFPEYSGMYSNPRGLHSQIPEASPVGLNQPPLNITPTMSTDLQSKPDGKMAQPVNMVQLLTKYPIVWQGLLALKNDTAAVQLHFVCGNKALAHRSLPLQEGGALLRIVQRMRLEASQLESVARRMTGDSDYCLLLALPCGRDQDDVLNQTQALKAAFINYLQTKLAAGIINIPNPGSNQPAYVLQIFPPCEFSESHLSQLAPDLLNRISSISPHLMIVITSV, from the exons ATGAATTACCAAGACTACATACCATTGAAACATCAAAAGAAAATGGACAGTGTTGATCCTCACAACACAGATGGAGCTAAACCACCTTGGACCTCTGCTGTAAGCCCTGCAATAAGCCCTCATTTGCCATCTCCACCTGGAAACCATGTGGGGTTTGTTACAACAGGCGGTGACAGAGCTCCTTCACATCTTGGTGGGGTAAAACAAGAACCTCGATCTCCACGCAAATCGGGACATCCACACTCTCAATTTACTAAAGTGTCCTCACCCATAGGCTCGTCATCACCCAAGGGGATACCAGTGATGCTGTCCACTGCCATGCAGCAGTACATTCCTGCTGTACATCACCCAGAGCAGTCTGTTATCATGCCGCCTCACAGTGTGCCTGGAGGCTTAGGACGGATGTCTCCTCACTGTGTTACTCAATCAATACCAGTGGGGCACCTTGGAGACGTTAGGGTCAATACCCCACCTCTCTCTGTAATGAGCTATGGGATGCATACTGACTCTCATGCATCTCCCTGGTCTGGTGCCATTCAGCCTCGGCCTTCCTCACCCCAGGCTGTGACCAGAGAAAAGGTTCTAAAGGTAAACCCTGGTTCTTTGAGGAGTCATGAAGGGGAACAGGAGGAATCCAGACACTTCAGATCAGATCCTCGTGGGCCTTTGCGGGGTAGTGTTCAGTTGGAACCATACATGACACAGAGAGATGTGCGAGTGCGAGTGCACCAACAAGGGGAGCGTTCTACCACAGACCCACATTCTGCACACGTTCAAGAGACTCTTAACAAAGATATAACAAAGTCTTTAGAGGCAAAGAGGCCACACTCCCCTCTTCCTAAGGATGGAATGATGGGGATCAGACAACCTGGGCCAGCAATGGCATCTCCCCAGAGAGTTCAACTAATGCCACCAGGACCTAGTGGCTCATTTCCAGAATATTCAGGGATGTACTCAAACCCTAGAGGACTACATTCTCAAATACCGGAGGCATCTCCTGTTGGACTTAATCAGCCACCGCTGAATATCACGCCAACTATG AGCACCGACCTCCAGTCAAAACCAGATGGCAAGATGGCGCAGCCTGTTAACATGGTGCAGTTGCTCACG aaataccCTATTGTGTGGCAAGGCCTGCTGGCACTGAAGAATGACacagctgcagtccagctgcATTTTGTTTGCGGCAACAAAGCTTTGGCTCATCGATCATTGCCGCTACAAGAAGGAGGCGCACTGCTTCGGATTGTTCAGAGAATGAGACTAGAGGCATCCCAGCTGGAGAGTGTAGCCAGAAGAATGACG ggTGACAGTGACTACTGTCTTCTCCTCGCTCTACCGTGTGGACGAGACCAAGACGATGTCCTAAACCAAACTCAAGCTCTTAAGGCAGCATTCATCAACTACTTGCAGACAAAGTTGGCTGCTGGTATTATCAATATTCCCAATCCAGGTTCAAATCAG CCTGCCTACGTGCTACAGATTTTCCCACCGTGCGAGTTTTCGGAGAGCCACTTATCACAGCTCGCCCCCGACCTTCTCAACAGGATCTCCAGCATCTCACCACACCTCATGATTGTCATCACCTCTGTCTGA